Proteins encoded together in one Bombus affinis isolate iyBomAffi1 chromosome 2, iyBomAffi1.2, whole genome shotgun sequence window:
- the LOC126928801 gene encoding tyrosine-protein kinase Drl-like isoform X2, translated as MNFVVPVPAYIADLEFTWQSLAGHPLPYSMELDYDVVGVPGGVSGMMALLPPRVNVSARGEVPVTLQVFRIRLPCSGLVSAQIPLALRLNVTAPPSTKYNDTILVFKRNKICLKGVQAPPRNDSVRLEPGPLVNGAGALYIAATCACALILVVGSVASALYIRNSKARIQESQKTLPCCSYSAADTGGLARSSVLVRVDPRPGSANSGSYATIADLEPLYARPCGSRASYYASSHVTHLSQSTDPCEKARALAVSRSALYCRNLVQEGTFGRVYKGTLELVGREQEVIIKTVTEVASAYQASLLVVEGSQLAGLVHANIASLAAACLDSSCPLLAYTSSPGELNLKLYLTDGNHHPGTRDLVHVGAQVARAGAFLHGRGLLHRDIAARNCLIEPSSLRVRLADTALARDLFPQDYHCLGDNENRPIRWMALETLQHNQYSTATDVWSFGVFLWELATMGQQPYVEVDPFEMMACLRDGYRLAQPRPCPDEFFAVMAVCWLGLSRDRPTMPQLLAYLQDFHDALGGFV; from the exons TTACCGTACTCGATGGAATTGGATTACGACGTAGTCGGTGTTCCGGGCGGTGTATCCGGAATGATGGCACTGCTTCCTCCCAGAGTGAACGTGTCGGCTAGGGGAGAGGTGCCAGTCACGCTGCAAGTCTTTAGGATCAGGCTACCGTGCTCGGGTCTCGTGAGTGCGCAAATTCCTTTGGCTTTGAGGTTGAACGTCACAGCCCCACCTAGTACCAAATACAACGATACTATTTTAGTATTCAAGAGAAACAAGATTTGTTTGAAAG GAGTGCAAGCACCTCCCAGAAATGATTCGGTACGTTTGGAACCAGGACCTTTGGTGAATGGAGCCGGAGCTCTTTATATCGCCGCAACATGTGCGTGCGCTTTGATATTAGTCGTTGGAAGCGTAGCAAGCGCCTTGTACATTCGCAACAGCAAGGCTCGCATTCAAGAATCCCA GAAAACACTGCCCTGCTGTAGCTATTCGGCGGCAGACACCGGCGGCTTAGCCAGAAGTTCTGTCCTGGTTAGGGTCGACCCACGACCCGGAAGCGCGAATTCCGGAAGTTACGCAACCATTGCCGACCTAGAGCCACTCTATGCGAGACCTTGCGGTTCCAGAGCGAGTTACTACGCTTCCAGCCATGTGACGCATCTGAGCCAG TCGACCGATCCTTGCGAGAAGGCTAGGGCACTCGCGGTATCGAGGTCTGCGCTCTACTGTCGCAATCTCGTACAGGAGGGCACCTTCGGACGCGTCTACAAAGGTACCTTGGAATTGGTCGGCCGTGAACAAGAAGTCATCATAAAGACAGTCACAG AAGTGGCATCGGCTTATCAAGCCTCTTTGCTGGTGGTCGAGGGCTCGCAGCTGGCAGGATTAGTGCATGCAAACATAGCTTCGCTCGCCGCCGCCTGCCTGGATAGTTCTTGTCCGTTATTGGCATACACGAGTTCACCAGGCGAGTTGAATTTGAAGTTGTACCTTACCGACGGAAACCATCATCCTGGGACCAGGGACTTGGTGCACGTTGGCGCGCAGGTTGCTAGAGCAGGGGCATTCTTGCACGGTCGAGGGCTCTTGCACAG GGATATCGCTGCCAGAAACTGTTTGATCGAGCCAAGCAGTCTTCGCGTGCGATTAGCTGATACGGCTTTGGCGCGAGATCTCTTCCCTCAGGATTACCATTGTCTCGGTGATAACGAGAACAGACCCATTCGTTGGATGGCCTTGGAGACTCTCCAGCACAATCAGTATAGCACGGCGACGGACGTG TGGTCATTCGGAGTGTTCCTGTGGGAATTGGCGACGATGGGCCAGCAACCGTACGTCGAGGTGGATCCTTTCGAAATGATGGCGTGTCTTCGAGATGGTTATCGACTGGCCCAACCGAGGCCATGCCCGGACGAATTTTTCGCTGTAATGGCCGTCTGTTGGTTAGGCCTTTCCAGAGACCGGCCGACCATGCCTCAACTTCTCGCCTATCTGCAAGACTTTCACGATGCCCTGGGCGGCttcgtttaa
- the LOC126928801 gene encoding tyrosine-protein kinase Drl-like isoform X3: MELDYDVVGVPGGVSGMMALLPPRVNVSARGEVPVTLQVFRIRLPCSGLVSAQIPLALRLNVTAPPSTKYNDTILVFKRNKICLKGVQAPPRNDSVRLEPGPLVNGAGALYIAATCACALILVVGSVASALYIRNSKARIQESQKTLPCCSYSAADTGGLARSSVLVRVDPRPGSANSGSYATIADLEPLYARPCGSRASYYASSHVTHLSQSTDPCEKARALAVSRSALYCRNLVQEGTFGRVYKGTLELVGREQEVIIKTVTEVASAYQASLLVVEGSQLAGLVHANIASLAAACLDSSCPLLAYTSSPGELNLKLYLTDGNHHPGTRDLVHVGAQVARAGAFLHGRGLLHRDIAARNCLIEPSSLRVRLADTALARDLFPQDYHCLGDNENRPIRWMALETLQHNQYSTATDVWSFGVFLWELATMGQQPYVEVDPFEMMACLRDGYRLAQPRPCPDEFFAVMAVCWLGLSRDRPTMPQLLAYLQDFHDALGGFV, from the exons ATGGAATTGGATTACGACGTAGTCGGTGTTCCGGGCGGTGTATCCGGAATGATGGCACTGCTTCCTCCCAGAGTGAACGTGTCGGCTAGGGGAGAGGTGCCAGTCACGCTGCAAGTCTTTAGGATCAGGCTACCGTGCTCGGGTCTCGTGAGTGCGCAAATTCCTTTGGCTTTGAGGTTGAACGTCACAGCCCCACCTAGTACCAAATACAACGATACTATTTTAGTATTCAAGAGAAACAAGATTTGTTTGAAAG GAGTGCAAGCACCTCCCAGAAATGATTCGGTACGTTTGGAACCAGGACCTTTGGTGAATGGAGCCGGAGCTCTTTATATCGCCGCAACATGTGCGTGCGCTTTGATATTAGTCGTTGGAAGCGTAGCAAGCGCCTTGTACATTCGCAACAGCAAGGCTCGCATTCAAGAATCCCA GAAAACACTGCCCTGCTGTAGCTATTCGGCGGCAGACACCGGCGGCTTAGCCAGAAGTTCTGTCCTGGTTAGGGTCGACCCACGACCCGGAAGCGCGAATTCCGGAAGTTACGCAACCATTGCCGACCTAGAGCCACTCTATGCGAGACCTTGCGGTTCCAGAGCGAGTTACTACGCTTCCAGCCATGTGACGCATCTGAGCCAG TCGACCGATCCTTGCGAGAAGGCTAGGGCACTCGCGGTATCGAGGTCTGCGCTCTACTGTCGCAATCTCGTACAGGAGGGCACCTTCGGACGCGTCTACAAAGGTACCTTGGAATTGGTCGGCCGTGAACAAGAAGTCATCATAAAGACAGTCACAG AAGTGGCATCGGCTTATCAAGCCTCTTTGCTGGTGGTCGAGGGCTCGCAGCTGGCAGGATTAGTGCATGCAAACATAGCTTCGCTCGCCGCCGCCTGCCTGGATAGTTCTTGTCCGTTATTGGCATACACGAGTTCACCAGGCGAGTTGAATTTGAAGTTGTACCTTACCGACGGAAACCATCATCCTGGGACCAGGGACTTGGTGCACGTTGGCGCGCAGGTTGCTAGAGCAGGGGCATTCTTGCACGGTCGAGGGCTCTTGCACAG GGATATCGCTGCCAGAAACTGTTTGATCGAGCCAAGCAGTCTTCGCGTGCGATTAGCTGATACGGCTTTGGCGCGAGATCTCTTCCCTCAGGATTACCATTGTCTCGGTGATAACGAGAACAGACCCATTCGTTGGATGGCCTTGGAGACTCTCCAGCACAATCAGTATAGCACGGCGACGGACGTG TGGTCATTCGGAGTGTTCCTGTGGGAATTGGCGACGATGGGCCAGCAACCGTACGTCGAGGTGGATCCTTTCGAAATGATGGCGTGTCTTCGAGATGGTTATCGACTGGCCCAACCGAGGCCATGCCCGGACGAATTTTTCGCTGTAATGGCCGTCTGTTGGTTAGGCCTTTCCAGAGACCGGCCGACCATGCCTCAACTTCTCGCCTATCTGCAAGACTTTCACGATGCCCTGGGCGGCttcgtttaa